Sequence from the Opisthocomus hoazin isolate bOpiHoa1 chromosome 7, bOpiHoa1.hap1, whole genome shotgun sequence genome:
AAGTAAACACCGAGGTGAAGCTTTATCCAGCAGAAGGATGAGCCCAGTCTTGCCTTCACTACCACTTCTCCAGCACTAGGGGAGGCAATgtgaaacaagaataaaaaactTTCCACAAAGCCTATCTGAAAGATGAAAAGACAGCTTCGTTCACACCGAAAGCAATAGATGGCATGTGTTTGAGCCAGAGGCAGCTAACAAAGTGATGTAAACAAGAGAAAGAGTTTGCACCAAATGAAAAGTCAAGCAGAGTGTTTATAAGCTGCCGAGAGAACAAACAGCTACAGCTAAAACAttcaaagagagagaaaggaaggaaaacactgAACCACAGTGCTACAGATATTGTTACACCAACGGGACGAAATGCAATATCCTTATTTTATTCTCTCCAGAAGCGTGGTGTATCCACAGCTCCTACATAAAATACTTTGATTGCTAATCAGTGCTCTCCACTTGGCAAGTATCAGCGTTTACATTTACGGACACTACAGAGCCAGTGGGAACACAGGCAGCACAGAGCTACGGACAGACACTCAGGGACCTGCTTCTGATAAAGGCAATCGTGACATCTCTGCTGAACCCTCTCAAACACGATTAGGAGAGGGTCATCGCCCCTCCAGACGCTTTAGCAGGTCAGCTGTTGGAGGCTCCTCGCCACCCCAGTTCCTGCACCCTGTTTGGTTCACCTGAAACACGCACTTCTCCGAGCTCCCGCAGTGGAACAGACTGGTGCCCCATCAGCGGCCCTGGGCAGTCTCACACCTCGGTAACAACTCTGCCTCAAAGCCTGGCAGATGTAGCTGCTACACGGCCTAACGCCAGGCACcttcacagaatgacagcatggtgggggttggcagggacctctgtggtcatccagtccaaccccctgcccaagcagggtcacccagagcaggctgcacagcaccgcgtccaggcgggtctgaaatatctccagagaaggagactccacagcctccctgggcagcctgggccagggctccgtcaccctcatcTCCTGGTTCCACCTACCACCAGGATTCAGGATGTCCCTCCCCAGCGGTGCCAAACCCTTCCCTGGACGCAGCCCTCCCTGACCCCCACCCCCTCACTCAGGTCCTCCTCCGACCACCCCGTTTTCCCCAcagctttccccctcctccccgacGGAGCAGCCCCTCTTCCCCAACGGTCAGCAGTGGAGGACGACCACCGCCTCAccgccagcccccccaccccacacctcGCTCCCCGAGGGGGTCCCAGCTCCCCATTAACCCCCTCCACCGCCCCACGCCGGCCAccgcgggcagcgccggccgcccccgccgcacTCACCAGCCCAGCACCAGGCCGCTGGTGACGAGGAAGCAGACGAACACCACGGTGATGTAGAAGAGCGGCGAGTACTCGTAGAGCGTGACGAGGAAGACGGCGGCCATGGGGCCGGGCCTCGCCGCGGACCCCGCCGGCTGCCGGAACCGCGCATGCGCGGCAGGACCGTGAAGCCGCTGCCCTCAGCTTGCCCGGAggtgggcggggccggggggcggggcgtgCGTTGCTAAGCGACGGCCGGAGCGTTCCCCAGCTGCCTGGATTCGCACGAAAAAGCattaaaagcaataataaaaagtGCGACCCGCCCTCAAACGCCTCCACGCCTTAACTGCGGCGCTTGGGAAACCGACCTCGAGGGACGAGGGGACGCTGCCGAATCCCTGCCGCGACCTTTGGATCCAAACACCTAACGCTGCGCGTACCGCCGCGAGCAAGCGGCCTACCGACGCTACGCCGCGCGAGGAGGCAGCTGTATTTAAGGGCAGAAGAGGTGAAGGGATGCTTCAGCAGCGGCTCGGCAATCCCGCGGTGTTTACGGAAGCTCTCGCTGAAAACCCGCAATTTTCTCTTACGGATGTAGCGTTTGAGTCATTGATATAAGTCTCAAGAGTCCAAATCTGAGATGcgaggtcttcctttctgctttcttctctttgagcaattagaaaaagaaatggtATTTATAATTCTGACTTTTACAGGATAGCTGAGAAAGCATTTTCTTCCCTGTCAGGGCAGCTTCGATTCCCGGCAGGATGAAGATGGCCGGGAATCTCCCCCAGCACTAAGGCAGCCTCCCACCAACAGCCTGAGCCTGTTCGAGGCGAGAAGCGTCCGGCTCGCGCTTTCTGCTCAATCTGTGAGCTCCGAATCCCTGTTTACTTCCAGAATCACGCTCGACTTGtgtgaacagaatcacagaatcacagaatggtgggggttggaagggacctctgtgggtcacccagtccaaccccctgcccaagcagggtcacccagagcaggctgcacagcactgcgtccaggtgggtctggaatatctccagagaaggagactcctcaacctccctgggcagcctgggccagggctccgtcaccctcagagggaagaagttcttcctcatcttcagctggaacttcctctgcttcagtttgtgcccgttgccccttgtcctgtcgctgggcaccactggaaagagtctggccccatcctcctgacacccaccctgcagatatttagaggcatttcgaaggtcccctctcagccttctcttctccaggctgaacaagcccagctccctcagcctttcctcggaggagagatgctccagtcccctcaccatcctcgtagccctctgctggactctctccagtagctcctcatctttcttgaactggggagcccagcactggacacagcactgcagatggggcctcaccagggcagagcagagggggaggggaacctccctcgtcctgctggccacacttctcctgatgcaccccaggatgccattggccttcttggcagccagggcacactgctggctcacggtcaccctgtcgtcccccagcactcccaggtccctcccaCCTCGGCACGGGGCGGATCCCGGCGGATCAGGGCTCACACGCTGCCCCCCTCCAGGCACGGTAACCGCCGAGcagccggccccgccgggcccgatCCCGCCCCGGGCCAGCGCCGCCGCTCGCCGgcagccggccccgcccgccgcttgCACACGGCCCCGCCCCGTTGCCATGACTCCGCGGGTGGGCGGGGCCTCGGCGCCACGGCAacgagggaggggggaaggggcaCGGGCCTCGCACCCTGCTGTGCCCCTTCcctccactccctccctcccctcgcgGCACGTTGGTCGCGCCCGGCGGCCCTTGAGCCTTCCCGCTACCCGTAGGCGGGTGACGCCGCCCGCCTAGTCGGGGCAGCGGTGCTGATTGGccagaggggaaggggagaaggtgcCTGGGCTGCGCAGGCGCAGCGCGCAGGCGGGtcaggaggcggcggcgggtggCGGCGCGGTCGTTTCCGTTCTTGGCGCGCGAGCGGCGGCGGTTGGGCGGTTGCGCGCGCGCAAGATGGTGAGAGGAGCCCGCGCCGCCTGAGGAGaaccggggcgggaggggggtggCGTGGGGCCGGTGTCCCGGcgcgctggggagggagcggtgaggggagagcaggtgccctcggcggggcgggcgccgttCTCCTCAGGGCGAGCCGGTGCCCTTCGGTCTGAGGGTGCCGCCCTGAGAGGCTCcgacggcccggccctgcccgaccccccccagggccgggccgtgcccggctgcagccccgccgGGAAGAGCAGCTCGTCGGTTGTTCGGCTGCTGGGCGCCGGCAGCCTGCGGGGGGAAGGAGTGGAGAAGCCCTGAAGTCCAAGGCTggtgggaatgggggctgcgggtagccggcagcagccccccccccgctgtgCAGCCCTCCTGTCTCTGCACTTGGCgtgctttagggttttttttattaaacggAGCGCTGGTGAGCCAGCTCAGCCTCGACAGACGAGCGGAATCTGgggtcactgtgtgttttgtgGGCACAGCCCTCAGCTTCTTTTAGGGGTTTGTGTTTGCGTGGCTGCACGGGTGTGTGCGAGAGCACTGCTTACCCTGGGGAAGGTGTCAGGAAACTGCTGAGCCCAGAGGGCTGCGAGAAATGCTTCCCTCGGGAAAGAGCATTTGATACAAAATATAAGTTCAACTTTGAAATGCAGCCctcaattctgtatttttttagatAGAGACCTCCTGAAGTAGTGAGAATGGGTGTTAATGGTATTTGTGGGTCAGAGGGAGCCAAGAACAATCTTTAACATTTAGGGGAAGCGAGCAAAATAACGAAGGCTGCGCACACAGTGCCTGACCTGTCCTGTCGCAGCAGAGCCCCATTTCCTCTCCAGCTGTTGGAAGGAAGCAGAGGCACAAGACTTTGTGCCAGAATGTGGTGAAGGTGGAAGTCGTTTTAGGAGTAACAACAAACATAGGATATTTGCAAGGTGGTTTTGGAAGTGGGGAAGGAGAGACGCTGCTCTGCTTTTTGAGGAGAACCTCACAAACAAGGCAGTGTTGAGTGGGGGGCAAAACTCGGAGTTTAAATAGTAACTTCTGATTTGTAAGCAGTGATTTGTCTGAATGAAACAGCTCTTTAGTAGAGCTTGTGATAGGGAATCTCACAACTGTTTTTTTCACTTGAtcgatttttttaaagaagtcttgAAATAACAGTTGTTTTGGCACGAAAGCCTTGATGCCTTAGGAATTTACAAATGCAATAATATGAGTAAGCTGGAGATGTGAAATAACTTTTCATCTAGTTGGCATGCATCTCTTCACGGTGGTGACAGAGGCTGTGTGTATCAAGTGTTGCTCAGGAAATGGCAGTGGTCGGCTTGGTACAGTTTAAAAATTGCGTGTGTAATGGAAGATAACCTGCATGGTTGCTTGTGAAATGATCGTTTCCTTCCCCATTTTCAGTGTGATGACTAATATGTTATCTGGacatttcttctgaaacttggagTTAGTGACATATAAGCACATGGGGGACAAGTATGCGTGCTCTTTGATTGAAATGTCTTAAATACTTTCTGTGTGTGCGAATCTCAAAAGTTCAGTTAATATTTTTGTGGGTAAAAATAAGTAGTGACCCTTGATTACTGTGTTCTTCTGAAATACTAATAGTAGCTCCTAGCATTTTAAATGCTTAAATTACTTTAGCCAGTTTACTGACACTCTAAGGGGCTTCCTTATTTCAGGACTTGTCTTGGCAAACGAGCTCTaaaatttgtttatttgtaaGAGCTATAAGAATAATCCTACTTCAGGAATAGCTAATAAAATGTTCCTGGTTAACTGTGTGGCTTTGAGGACGCGTGTTAAAACAGAGAAGTGTTCTGttattgtgtttttaaaatctgctttcatCCATGGTTTTCCTGGTTTTTGTGTGTGGACAAATTGCATGCAGTTTCACTTTAATAGGGTTTATGCGCGTGTATGTGTGgcatggggatttttttctggtttactaGAAAGATTTAtctttccctcccctctgccATTTCCTTTTTGTAGAGTGAATCTCTGGTGGTTTGTGATGTTGCTGAAGACCTGGTGGAGAAACTGAGAAAATTCCGGTTTCGTAAAGAAACCAATAATGCTGCCATAATAAGTAAGTTAAAAACACGTTTGAGACAAATTGCAAGGGCTTGCAGCAAATCCTGcctcctcttttccttcccaTGTAATGTTGCTGCTGTAACAGGTAAATGTGACCCAAGAGGCTGTTTCTTGTATGAACTTCAGTACTTCCAATTCTGCCTGTAATTTTAACAGTAAAGCAGCACTGTTCTTATGACACAAGACTGCATCTGCTCTTAATAGAGAATTTATACTTAATTGCGGCTCAGAATCTACCGCTGTTTGTAAAAAAGATAGTAAAAAAAAGTCAAGGCACAGTCATTTTGAGTTTTTAAATTTTGTAGCCTTTAAGTGGGGGGGGTGTTGacatttctgtgtttgaaatttgagaagaGTGTATTGCAATGGACAGCACTTAGACTCTGCACTTCAGTGATTTTGTGAAGTCGTGGGCTAGACTGGAGAAACAGAATGGATGCACAAGTAATATACTTATGGAGGAATGTTGAAAAGCTTCGTGCATGCATTGTATAAATCAATTGGAAAAACACTGATCcatgttttattttgatttatagTGAAAATCGACAAGGATAAGCAGTTGGTGGTACTGGATGAGGAGCATGAGGTTTGTTAAATGAATTGTAAATAAGAGTATCTTCAGCCTGCAATGTATTGTTGTCTCTAAGGTACTGCCTTAGTTTCAAATTGTTATCAAACTCTTAATCTAATTTGGGTCATGAGCTTATTTAAATGCATGGTCACTCTGCATGTAAAGCACAGCACTGTTAATAGAGGAATTATGCAGAAGCAATTGAGTTGACTAATTAATTGCACAAAAAAAGTTACTTGAAAGCTGTTATGATACAACCATGTAAAAAGCATCTTTGGCACCTGCTGGCTTTTTGAAGAGATTTCTGCTGTGTTTCCACATAGATGTGCACGTTTGTCTCTGAGCTGATCCGCCATCAATTAGAAACTAGGATTGCTAATCCTCTGCAGACTCTAAATTTGATAGGTGGCATAATAAGGTCAGCCCAGCATGTCGTGTTTCTTAATGGTTCATAGGGCAAAATTAAATCCTTCCCAGGGATTTGAGCATTAACCGTAGCTCTTATTTGCTAGAATGTAGACGTTAATGTAACATTTAAATAGAATGCTCAAGGAGAAGGGACTGGATTTTTCAAAAGCACCATTTATGTAGCTGATTTTAACAGACACTTTCTGGTGTGTGCTTGCTTACTTCTGTTTAGTACTACAGTTAGAAAAACATGGTAGCTGCCAGCATATCCAACTAGAgccaaaaatgttttccaaactcATTATGCCTAAAATAGGGATGATTATTCACGCTAACATTAATTCTGTGTTTAGTCATAGGAATCTATTAGCACACAAGTTTTCCTAAACTGCTCTAGTAATTTGTGTGAGAGATCGTTATCAGTTCAACCATAGATGTACATCTAACTTACAGCTGTTTCACTGTTCCATTATTCTGCTTTAACCTTCATAGTATACCTTCAAGTGCAAGACCATTTGTTCAAATATTGCTTGTGTTTAATGTTGCCAGGGTATTTCTCCCGATGAGCTAAAAGATGAGCTGCCCGAGAGACAACCTCgatatccttcttgtgctgctgGCATTTGGTCTTACTCCTGGAAGCTGTTCAAAACGTTCACAGTTGGACTTCACCTTTTTAGGCCAATACTTGCCTGCAGTGCGATTTTACTGGTATTTGGTTTGTGAGATAATCTAACAATGAGTTCTCATGGTGCAGGAAACAACTGTCCCACTTGTTGAAACAGTGACTGACACATttaagtctctctctcttttattttcttttagactATATAATGTCTGGGGAAGTAAAGCGAAACCACACTGCTGTTAATGTAAAATGAGTGAACTGTACCAGTTTTATATGTGGCTGCTTCTAAATACAGAAAAGTGCCTGTGTAACGTAGGATCTGTTTCGGTACTTTCTCAGCATGTGGCCATTGTTATTTTGCTGCAGTTACTCATTCTGGGAGTGCTGTAGGCATGTGATCTAGGCAAGAAtccctgtattaaaaaaaaaaaaaggtggggcaAGTAAATCATTCTTTAACTAGATGAAATAAGAGGGGTACTTAAGTTACAAGTGAAGAAAATATCTGCCACCATTATCCTCAGAAGCTGGCTGGCACTATTCCACTTGCCTTTCTGAATCTTTCCTTTCATGGCCATAGTGCAGTAGGAGCCTGTAAAGCAGGAGTCCTAGCGAAAACTTGAGTTCAAATCCAGCAAAACACCTGAAACAATGAAGTGCTTAGTCTGCAGAGAAAGAATTTGGCTTTCATTAAGCCCAGAACATGTTGGTGGGTGTGGGAAGTCTTTTTACAAAGCTGGGAGAGGAATATTTGCGATGAAAGGGTGCTTTTAGCTCTCCGAGACAGCCCTTGCACCCGGCAGCGGTAGAGGTTGGTAAAGACAGGCGGGGTCTGTCTGAAAGTCAAATATGGAAGTGAAAACAGGAGAACAGTGAGACTAATCAAATTTAAAGCATCTTCTACAAAGCAAGACTGACTTGTCCCTGCATCAAGCTCTGATAACTGAGGATTATATCCTAATGAAATCATTGATTTCTTAGTTTCTTTAACCTCAGAAAAAACATTTATTGTGTATAGTTACAAGTACCAGCATGATGATGGAAGAGTTTCTTATCCATTGTGCTTTATCTTCTCCAGTCCAGTTGGTGAGTGAACATTGTGAATGGTAGCCTCTATGTGCTGTAAATACGGGAATGTTCTTTGCTATGGAAGATAAAATGAGTGCTTAATGCTCGAATAGTGGTTCGGGTGCTTAAGGCTAGATTTGCTTATGCCACTGCTGGAAGCAAGGCACCGTAAAGCTATGGCATTATCTGGAGACCTTCTTTAGCAGAGAGGAATCTCCATAGTGTATTAGCTCCATCCTCGCCGTCAGCTCATGACAAGTATCAACACTTCCATCTGCCCAGATCTCCCTGGTTGGTGGAGGTTTTCACTGCCTCTGGGGTTTGCGTCTGGGGCCCTTGGG
This genomic interval carries:
- the GMFB gene encoding glia maturation factor beta, whose amino-acid sequence is MSESLVVCDVAEDLVEKLRKFRFRKETNNAAIIMKIDKDKQLVVLDEEHEGISPDELKDELPERQPRFIVYSYKYQHDDGRVSYPLCFIFSSPVGCKPEQQMMYAGSKNKLVQTAELTKVFEIRNTEDLTEEWLREKLGFFH